In the Drosophila teissieri strain GT53w chromosome 3R, Prin_Dtei_1.1, whole genome shotgun sequence genome, gttgtttatgtttatgaaCGTTGCGCCACACACACGCTggaacacatacatacaacacACATATGCTGGCCTGCTTCGAGCTCCACCAGAGCTCCCCCGAAGTTGTTCACCTGTTGACTACTTCTGGTATTACGCAGACGTGGCTCGATGGCCAGTtgggagttggagttggagttgtcTGTCTGCCTGGGATCGTCGACACTGCCTTGCCCCTTCATTGTCACGGGTGTTGTCCGGTTTTCGGTCTCTTCGTGCTCCAATGCCTCGGGCCACCGATGCTGCCCATGCCCCACAATCCCCCCACGTGTGGAGCTTGTCGCGTGCACTCTGGTTGCAAGTTTCTGTTACGCAGTCTTCCCAATTAATACTTATCATAGAGCTGGTCCAGTGATTTAGCCATGAAAGTACATTTCGTGACACTAAGTaggtttattttcatttactgTTAACATTCCCTTACATTATAATACCTTTACCACTCTTGTCTGTACcttgaataaaaaaataaaatattaattgaaaacgTTTTACTTTTTCTCACGCTTACATCTCTAGCACTCATTTGTCATTTGAAAGTCACTTAATTGCCGCAGTTTACGAAAACATGAATATGCAAATTCAACTGTTATATGACTTATAATTATTAATCTTTCTCCCCCAAGGTTTCAATGTTGCATGTTGTGACAATATCCGAATCCGAATATCCCAAATATCATCCATGTTCATCTCTCATGTTTTTGGACTTAAAAGTTGCGTGCGGAAATTACCGAAAATCGTGTCTGCGGATTGCGATATCTTAAATTGAAGCTGCTTCCTTACCGACTAGCccataaaaacaatataaataaaatccagcCGAGATTGAACCGCTGTCGAACCGGCAAGAGTTGTCCCACTCGTGAAGCCTGGGATTGCGCAACGTTCGGCTTGAATTATTAACCagcgttttattttctttaaacgCCAAACAAACGAGTTTAATGTTCGctattgattttttgtatttatgttttattggCGTTTATTTTCACACTTGTTGCTGCATTCCTGGTTTTTTATGCAGCTTGTTTCAATATCTCCAGCTTGTCAGCGCAAGTGATGCAATCAGCCGTCTCCATCACTTTTTGCTAAATTTTTTTAGCAATGTCAtaaaagcaaagaaaacaaataattgcATGGGCTTTCCCATGGCTTTGGACTAATCCGCACCTGATCACGTGCAATTGGCGCCAAGAGGTCAATAGCTTCGATGGTGCTTGTTAAATTGGCACCTTGGCAGGCAGATCACGCctgtaatttaattgtttatcaCCTGGCTTATGGTACATTTTGACACTCTGACATTGACCAACTAGCCCGACAGCGATTATTGtgcaaatgtttaaaaaattggCAACCGTAGaaacaaaactatttttcTAAATTGCACTTTACCTAgagatttaaatatttgatgatTTAATTATAGTTAATACTTTGTGAAAAACTTTGGACGGCGATTTTAGTTGCATTCATATGAAAAGTAAGGTAATGTAGATTTGATTGTTGGGTAAAGTTGCTAATTTAAGCTGCGCTTAAAAGTAGGCAGCGCTTTTTAGCCACCTCAAGCTCGGCCAAAAGCTCTCAAATATGGTGAAACGACTTAGCCAGTAGAAAAGGACGGATACACATTTTTTGACCAAAATTAGTTGCGATCTCTGGCAAGTTGTGTTGTGTTATATACTGAAACGATCTATATCGTTTTATATGTTAGCCCACTAAGAAGTAATACTAAGCTCATTTTAATACAATCTTTATTTAGCGTTCATATTGAATGGAGCAGAGCTACGATATTAATTCTAGACTTCTACATAGGCCTACTGCTAAATGTTCTATCAAGTGGGTTTGGTGGGGAAGTGCGgaaaacacataaaatatttaagctacTTGAACGAGAGATTATGATAAGGACCTAAATGGAACTACATTATACATTACAAGCGAAGCGATAATCAATATctgtacacacatataactTGATGGATAAGCACATACATTTAGACGTAGATTTTTGTACAACAAGAATTGCTATTagttatttacaaaaaatacaaactaaGTGCCATTCCGGCAGCTCTTAACTAAGAAATGCCCCACTTGCGacttgaaattcaattaaatttagcTAATTCTTGGTACTTGAATCAATCTTATTCCCAAATACGCTTTAGAAAGGCAAATAATTAGctaaacttaattaaacaaaattgcaAACGAGACCGAGTAGTACTAATGTCTAAAGTCTTTTCAATGCCATTATTCCAAGGAAGGCTGTAAGTGTGGGTGCAGTTTTGGAGGAGGAAGGAGATCACATCACAGAGCCAGTGTCCGGAGCCCAAAGTTCTAGCCTTACGAGGTGGCCATCAGCTTGGCTGCCTGGATGACGTTGTGCTGGTGATGGTAGCCTGCCAGTTCACTGGCCGCTCCGCCTGCCATGGCCGTTGTGGATGCAGCTCCTCCGAGCGCCCCAAAGGTGCCACCGAAGTAGCAGTTGTTCACATAATCGTAGTTGGTGGCACTCGCCTCCGTCTTCACCCCGTAAGCGGcgacagcggcggcggcatggAAATGGTGATGTGCCGCCGCTGCCGTCACATGGTGTCCATGGGATCCGccgaggtggtggtggtgctggtaaTGGGGCGAGGGAGTTCCGTTGCTCAGGGCCGGCGTCTCCGCACTGTGCGATGTGTAGGCAGACGCACTGCCTCCGCCGGAACTGCTGCCGGGCGTGTAGAGCTGCGTTCCTGCCGCTCCGTGAAGCTGCCGGGCACTCAACTGTGCCTGTCCAGAGGATGGAGTCATGCTGTGgccatgctgctggtgctgctgctgcgtcgtCGCCTGTCCGTAGAGGGGAAAGCATTGCTGGTGCGccgattgctgctgctgctgttgctgttgttgctgctgttgctgctgctgctgctgcgcgtTGTGATGTCCCATCAAggtgctactgctgctggtgctgctctTCATATCCGTGTGCAGCTTGCCGAGGCTGTGGCGCTCCAAGCTGAGCGAGGGTTTGAGATCTGTAGATTGGCAAGAGGTGATCAGTGTCTGGGAAAATCTGAAGTGGGGTCGCTCCTGCTGCACTTACCATGCTCCTCCTTGCACTCCTTGATGGCCTCCAAAGTGGAGCTCGTTCCGGATCCAGTGCCCGCTCCGCCCGCAGAACCACTGCCTGTTTTCTTGGGCTTTCGCTTCCTGGTCTGGATGCCATCCTTCCTCATGGCCAGCG is a window encoding:
- the LOC122621961 gene encoding GATA-binding factor A isoform X1, with the translated sequence MYHSSAVAAYTDLAAAGSAASAGVGVGVSGYHQQAVNAPVYVPSNRQYNHVAAHFGSAAAQNAWTTEGFGSAHAQFYPPNAAVMMGSWRSAYDPSGFQRSSPYESAMDFQFGEGRECVNCGAISTPLWRRDGTGHYLCNACGLYHKMNGMNRPLIKPSKRLVSATATRRMGLCCTNCGTRTTTLWRRNNDGEPVCNACGLYYKLHGVNRPLAMRKDGIQTRKRKPKKTGSGSAGGAGTGSGTSSTLEAIKECKEEHDLKPSLSLERHSLGKLHTDMKSSTSSSSTLMGHHNAQQQQQQQQQQQQQQQQQSAHQQCFPLYGQATTQQQHQQHGHSMTPSSGQAQLSARQLHGAAGTQLYTPGSSSGGGSASAYTSHSAETPALSNGTPSPHYQHHHHLGGSHGHHVTAAAAHHHFHAAAAVAAYGVKTEASATNYDYVNNCYFGGTFGALGGAASTTAMAGGAASELAGYHHQHNVIQAAKLMATS
- the LOC122621961 gene encoding GATA-binding factor A isoform X2; protein product: MYHSSAVAAYTDLAAAGSAASAGVGVGVSGYHQQAVNAPVYVPSNRQYNHVAAHFGSAAAQNAWTTEGFGSAHAQFYPPNAAVMMGSWRSAYDPSGFQRSSPYESAMDFQFGEGRECVNCGAISTPLWRRDGTGHYLCNACGLYHKMNGMNRPLIKPSKRLTATRRMGLCCTNCGTRTTTLWRRNNDGEPVCNACGLYYKLHGVNRPLAMRKDGIQTRKRKPKKTGSGSAGGAGTGSGTSSTLEAIKECKEEHDLKPSLSLERHSLGKLHTDMKSSTSSSSTLMGHHNAQQQQQQQQQQQQQQQQQSAHQQCFPLYGQATTQQQHQQHGHSMTPSSGQAQLSARQLHGAAGTQLYTPGSSSGGGSASAYTSHSAETPALSNGTPSPHYQHHHHLGGSHGHHVTAAAAHHHFHAAAAVAAYGVKTEASATNYDYVNNCYFGGTFGALGGAASTTAMAGGAASELAGYHHQHNVIQAAKLMATS